AAACATTCCTTGTGGAACGTGGATTTGTTCCTTTCGGAGAGAAATACTAATTCTATGAAGGCCGAAAAATTTAAGCCTAACAGTAATCATCATGTGAATGATGAAGATCCATTTACACCCACTGTAAAGGTACAAGATGTCCACTTCGATGACGTCTTTACAAAGACTTCAACTGGTCCGTCTCCTGGCGAACTGTTACAAGCACTTACCACGTACAAAAGAGAATTTCCAGTATTATTTGACTTATATTATGTAACtgatatttaattttttttcagatcgGTAGCTAATGCCGGTTTTAATTTGGAACGTTTGGAAGTCATCGGTGACTCTATTTTGAAATTAGCAACCAGCATTCGCATCTACTGCGAATCCCCTAGCAATTTCCATGAGGGAAAAATGACCCTTTTACGCATCAACCAAGTGTGTAATGCAAATTTATTCAAATTGGGGAAAAGCAAATCCATTCCCCGGTTTATGGTTGCCACTaaatttttaccaaaagaaaattggctCTCTCCCTGCTATTTTCCCAACAACATTGACAGCGATATGGTaagtaaaacattttactagaattttattttaatctaattGAAGTATATTAAAGAATGGTTTCGATACCTAGGAAAGCTTGGTGAAACCTAACGGTAAATTATGGCAGAGAATTAGGAAGAAAACTATAGCGGATTCGGTGGAAGCATTGTTCGGTCTTTACCTTGCACATCACGGAATAAAAGGAGCCCTAAAGGTCATGCGGTGGATGGGGGTCAATGTTCCAGATCCCGGCGAAGGCTCCTTTTCCTTCGGTGGTTCTCCACCACATCCTTTGTTAGCTGACTTTCCCCAGGCTGAAAACCATCTTGAAGACCATCTTGCGGGTTTCGATGCTCTGGAACGCAGCATTAACTACACTTTCCGCAACCGTTTTTATCTACTTCAAGCCTTTAGCCATGCGTCATACCATAACAATCGGATGACCAGTTGCTATCAGCGTCTTGAATTTCTAGGCGATGCCGTCTttggtattcttttttttaatctctttaattatttatttaatgtcATCGTAACCTACTGCATTTCGTAGACTATCTGATTACTAAATACCTGTACGAGACACGTCTGTTTCAACTCACGCCCGGTGCACTTAGCGACATGAGATCGGCGTTAGTAAATAATGTCACTTTCGCCGTCTTGGCCGTACGCAATGGATTCCATCGGTTTTTAAAGCATATGGTCCCCAACATGCATCAGTCGATCGACGGTTTCGTTCAACAGCAGGAAATGTGTGACCATGCCATCCCTGACGaggtttcttcaattttgaaGACTCGATTACGATTAATTTTAGATTaaagctattttttgtttttcaaaaatttagtTTACCCTGGTAGGGACAGCAGACGATCCAATGGCCGAAGACACTGAAGTGCCCAAAGTGTTGGGTGACATTTTTGAATCGTTAGTCGGCGCCGTCTTTCTCGATTCAGACATGTCTTTGGATGTGGTTTGGCGAATTTTTTATCCGTTTATCCGTGACGAAATTGGTCAGTAGTTTTTCCCATTCGCACCTTGTTCCAAGTTAtataatttgtttatttttcaccGAAATTGTGCAGAGGCTTGCACTCGAACAGTTCCGAAATCTCCCATCAGGAAACTTCACGAAAAATATCCCGGCAAAGTGGAATTcaagtaataaaaaacaaaattttcgtTGTCTTTTATTACAATGGACGCAAAGATTGAATGGTTCTATTATCGCTTTTGATTATAGGAGCCTCGAAAAACTACCAGACGGTCGTGTTTGTGTAGGAGTGGAAATTATGAACAATGGCCAATTGTATAAAGCGGTGGGTAGAAATACTCGTATTGCTAAAAACACTGTTGCCAAGTATGCCATCAGTCTGCTTGAAAACTGATTACGACTTCGTCTGCACAAAGCCTCAATGTGGAGATTGTGCACGAATTTCACTCGTTACGTTGGCCCAGAATTCTATTTTCGGTACCAATTTGTTACCCCTACCAGTGACCTCAAGTGTATGTTAGACATCCAATAGGTATGTAACTAAAATAAAGTTAATTAATACAATAACAACagtaacaaaaaacaaaaacaagcaaaatggAGACGTTTTGCTTGTGCTAGTCGCGCTTGCACCAACATCGATAAAACATACTGAGGGAGGCAAACTGGATTATTCCAGTTCTGTTGTGAGACGAAAGCTGTAGAACAAAAGATTTCCGGTCAAACCAGTTCGAAGTCGTAAAACGTGAATTTCATTGCTTTTCTCGTCGGGTACACTCAATACGTTCCCTAATTCCAATCGTAGACTTTGAGTACACATGCATCCGTGGTTACATGTAATCACGGAAAACATGCTTGATCGGCCGGGCATGTCGTAATCAGCTATTTTACACGTAATACTGTACCTGAAGTACTCGTAACCATCACAAACTACCCCGGATACTGTCCAGACAGTTCAAGATTATGTCTGTGAGCATTAACGGAGGTGTGGTCTTATCGTGTCTGGCTACTCGAAAGACTTGCGGTAGCAACGCGAATTTGCTGCTTTTTGCTCATTGTATGCTTGacatggcaaaagaaattggtATTGTGAAATTGCACGGCAAGCCAACAGCTACCTACCAGTTCAGCTCGAGAACTTAGAGGAAATTTTTGCAATCGAAAAGAAGAGTCTTTATCGAACAAATTTGGACGTATGTTTAAGGAcaatttaaatcaattttaatgtgttttccttttggttGGCTGCCAGCAATTGTTGTACCTGAAACAACAGCTGTTGGAGAGGAGGAGGTTTAAAACGTTAATCAGTAGCCgaagtttctttttaatgttcAACTACCGAGGCGTCGAAAGTAATTGGACGCTACGCCTGTGGTTGGACTCCGAGAATAAAACTTGTTAAGGTCACAGGAACGAGGGCGGCACGTAGCATCAGGAAGGCGGAGgtataattttcatttatttttgaaaaattactgTTAAAATCATTTTCGAAGACATTAAATGTTGCTTATGTAACTGGCGGTCTGCAACCTTGACTCAGTGTATTGGTGGTAACTACCTTCCGACTTTGGTCACGTAGGCAATGACTAGCTGGGTCGTTCGATTACGCCATCGTCGATTAAACTGTTCCAGTTGGCTGTACTCAGATTACGTGGCGTGATTTCtcggtttcatttttttttctattctatttctttttgtcttacTGAGACCGGCAAAAATGCAGTTATTCCTTTTGCCACCGCAACTACTCGTGCCTCTCGTTTTGAAATGTACGTCTATttccaaacaaattttttttattgctttaaaTTCCAGACGAAAGCGGCCAATAGGCATGGAGGACAAACTTTTCACCCAGGACAGAAAACGAGCCATGGATTTTTTTATCGCcataaaaacgttttttggGAACGTCATCCACCTGACACGTCACACAAAGCCACGCCAAAATTTCCTACAATGAGGACAACTGCAAGGCAGACGAAATCGGAAAGCAGCCGGAAGTCTAAGTGACCCTTCAGGTATTCTTATCGACAGGTACTTGTCAATTATATTTAAGTCATTGATTGTTAAGCAAATGATTTCTTATTAAAAATATGTCAATTTTATGTATGAAACTCATTCGAGAAAATCACAAAGTTTTCCagaattctttattttctcgcATGCAACTCTGTTAGTTATGATTAACGTTTAAACGTATTACGTTATTCCGTAAAGAAATTGGTAGATTCTTAACGATTACAAAAGATTTTCGTTAAAACTTCCATTGGCAAGTGACACCGAAATTCTTTCATTACAAGCAAGATATTTTGCATAACAATTAAAATctttaaaattcaattcaacCATTTGTTCGTGATTTTAACTAAGaataatttcttttgtgtcttGTCTCTAATTGTCCAGGTCAACTCTTCACCATATCACGTGAACCTTAGCATGGCAATTTTAATAGGAGGACGATCTTCCGGGCTATAATCTTTGCGTAAATAAAACTtctattcaaaacaaataccagttaaaactgattttttcttttatggatTTGCGCAGagattaagaaaaacaatttttgtcgCTTGAATTTTTCACACAGCATAAAGCAGCCGCAAACTTCATTCATTGCATTCAGTTCCAATTGCTGGGTGAAAAATTCGTACTTGGACACCCCAACCGCATTCGCGGCGGGACAGTGTCACCTTCCCAGACAAAACACTGCTTGGAAAGCGGAAAGAACCTACCTCACAGAATAAAAACCAgaacgctaaaaaaaaaaattttacgtgTGGGACGAACAAACTAGAAATAACCAGTTTACACCAGAAATCGGGAAGGAAGCCTCAACGACAGGATAAGtaatgcattaaaaaaaattattattatttacttgtttGCTACATTTTGGTTTTTGCCCGACAAACCTGCGTGGGACCGAGGCAATCTATTGTCCCAGCGATTCATTTAACGATGGGACGTAGCACGATTAAAGCTAAATACCAGTCAACATCATTTGATATCGGATTAAGAGGTTTAACAAGCTGTGATTTATTAACTATTTCAACTTTAAAGTCACGCCAGCTGTTCGTATAAATTATGAGTGCGGTTACATCGTCTCGTAAATAACAACGCCCGCCGAATGAAAAAGGGAGGCGTATTTCATATGCTCGCACATACTGATTATCATAGATTTTTGGGTTCgcatttttgattttccatTTCGCTTTGTTAATGGAAACCGATTTCCTGACTATGCAGTATCCAAAAAATGGGGGGTCATTGAGCACAAAATGATTGTTGGAGTCGATTTGCTTAgcagttattattttttttcctgttgaaccttctttttcatttctcaaAATAATGAcgctttatttttcctttttttttcaaatttacttTTCGTTTCACGCTTGATGCCGCCCGCATCCGCCCAGCTGCTGCTGTTTTACTTCAACTACGTTCTATGTTTGAGATTCGGTTGTGTTATGGTGTATTAAAGCGTTTTCCACGACATCACTCTGATGTGTCGGACGGAGAAAAATGCAGTGAGAAACTTAAGGAGGACTCTATCGAACATAAAGGTATGTAATGTTTATCTTCCTTTTTGATGTCACGTCGCGATTACCAACGCCTTCCGCACCGTGCGGGAGATTGGACTCGCTGACACTGCTTAAGAGGGGTGATAGGCTGTAACTGATGCGTAGTTATGGTCTGTTGGTATTCGAGGAGTTAGGAACATCTCTCGATAATCATTCGATGTGTTTTAGCCaatattcaattattttattatttttcctctttatgTTTTAACGAATCTTCGCCTTGTCTATTGCACGGATGTCTGGTTTTTATAGCCGATCGCGGACTTGGCCTCCCCCCGTCGGTGAAACAAACATCCacgtgtgaaaaaaaaattggaatttaaCAGTGCAAAAATGATGACAAAGTCCAGTAATTTCGCACGCGAACGTTTGACAACACCTTTTGGCGTGGCTAAATTCTTTTGCCGAACAGTGACAGTCGCATCGAACATGACTCGCACCActtaaaaattgaaagttcCCATCGGGTACACGACATTGGCTTCTTCACTAAAGCTACAACACATTTGCGGAAAAAGGATtgtttcaaattgtttttattcagTTCGTTTACTATTTCTCACGCTTCTATTATTCTATAGCTTTTGCGTCGTCTGGAAATTCCTTCTTTTGGGGTAAACGTCTGGACATTAGACTCGCGGATATTTTGTCAATACCATTGCGCGCGTTAACTGTTGTCGTCACCATCACGCTGTTTGTGTCGAATTTCGTTCCATTTGTATAGTCAGCAGCCTTGCCAATTCGTGGTGGTCttcctctttttgttttgttatccCACGATTTGCGTTATCCTACAGCCTTGACTCTGCACTTAATATCAGTTTGAAAGCTTATAAACGTGAAAGGAGACGACACCTAAGCGAAAGCAGATATTTCTCTATTGGGAAAGGGCCGTCGTGATGGGAGGacgttcatttttctttattcattcGCCGCCGACGATGCTTTGCGTTCATAGGACATCCGAGGAATCTACGTTTGAACGGATGAGGTTTTAGAGAACGTGCGAGAGCGGCATTTAATCCACGCCTTATTCTTTGTTCCCCCCTCTCACCGTAATCCTGCTGCGTGACACTATAACCACTAGCTTACCTTTTCGGCTAGAGGAGGAGGAcgaacagaaagaagaagggggggggggggggggagaggaatgataaaaataaataccgaaaatgaagaagagggTCCGTAGCCCAAGTCAAACGGTCCAAACACAAAGCACTAGATATAACGCGCTTTTGGCCTACGTGGCTTTCAAACGCACACCAGAGCGCTACCGAGTGACTTGCAATAAAATCGTCCCATCTTCTGCCCTCTTTTCGCAGACTACCACCTGCAATTCGACGTGAGCCTAGTCGCAAGTTGAGCGCTGAGAAAATTAAGGAATCAACCACACCTTCTTAAATAACGGTAATTACAGAGTACACCATTATGTGATTCAATTGTGATAACAAAATGTATTTGATTTGCCCATGTTTAGCACTAGTTGGAATAATTCATATTGTTAACAACACCTTTTAATTCGATTCATGGTGAAAAGAGCCGGATATTGATTCctcgaaaaatgttttgttatttctgATCGTCCTCGCAATTTTTAAGCGTTTTGGTCTCCAATTGTTTTAGGAttatttctaaatttaaaagtaaatgccaattttaaattttacggGGCGTTTCCCCTTTTGATTGCTCTTGGAGGAAACAATCTGGCGACCGTAGTACGAAAAGCGCTATGCTCCACGTGTAAAAGATACGCTGGTAGACTTTCGGATAACAATATGTAGATCGTTGACTTTATCACAAGAGCAGCAATGCGATGGATGATGCACGTGTAAGATCAAATTCGCTagcattttttcaattgccaTCTGGTACTAGTtgcgccattttcttttttttaattcctttgtttctgttacactgtatgtgtgtgttccCACACAACAATAAAAAGCGTCCCTCTCGAAGAAGAAGACCCACCAAATCCCGCAGCTATTGtcgtagaaaaagaaagtgagaatgggcaacaacaaaaaaaaaacgaggaaagAAATGCCTGGAGGAAGATCCGTGTTTGTTCATTCGTGTCTGTTTAAAATACTACAAGTTATAGCCTAAGATAAAGTAATTTCTAAGGGCCCGATTCAAATTTTAATctgtaatttttatttgatttttttttttgtagatcaaTTTATATCGTGAGCTGGGTGAAACGAAATGATTGTTTGAAGATGGTGCTTCCTTCTAAATCTATGAGAAAAATCATGATCAATGCAATCTTTTTCTGTCTTGGCTTGTGGACCCGATTTGGCAGCAGCCAAGCCAATCCTAGCATCACCTCCTTCAATTTCAATGCAAGCAGAACCGAACCTTTGAACTCGATCACTTTTGAAGAGGCCTCTAAATTAGCGATCAAATCCTGTGCTAACATTGACAGCATATTTCACTTGATCGATCCGAAATGGCCGGACCAGCGGAGAAACACCGGCCGCAAACTGATCGTTCCACAAGTCTACAGCCAATCTAATTATCTCATCTCTTCCGGCAAGTAGCAAATTGCAGAATCCTAGACATGCCAATCGAACAACATATAACTAATCACCTCTATtgtcattttcgttttcatttgtcTTTCTCTAAACAGAGCTATCTACCATCGATCCGATGGTGCCGTTAACCATTGGCTTCTTAAGCTCTTATCTAAGCAGTAAGATGACGCTTGGTGCCATTCCGTTAGCCGTTGAAGCAGTCAACAAGGATCCTAATCTGCTGCCTGGACGTAAACTTAAATTCGTTGCCGCCGACATTGGCAATCCAGGTCTGGAATAATGACATAATATTTCAAATAATTCAACGACGTCCAAGGCAATGTTTTGCATTCCTGTACATAGTAGGGAATGATGGATTAACGGCATTGGCCATTCGACGGATGACTGAGATGAGAGACAATAATTTAACCATCGCTTTCATTGGACCTGATGGACATCACTGCGCAGACGAAGCTCTGGTAGCAGCAGCTTGGAACCTGCCCATCATCACgcatgtgtgtatatatacgCATAAAAAacactttcttcttttctatttgaatttGATCGTTTGCGTATACGACTTAAAATATGTTAGCCAAGTGTAACTGATTGTAGATTCAGACCAGCAAAAAGGTTCTATTCTTATCGACGTTTTAAATTTGAATCTTTACAGAAATGTTCGGAAAAGAGGGTATCGGACATGCCGCAGACATACTTCACATTCTCCCGTACAATTCCGCCCGCATCCAAAATATCGAAACCAGTAATAGCTTTGTTGCAGAATTTTGGCTGGAACAGGATTCTTATCATCGTCGGGAAGAAGAACGAATGGATCCAGATAAAAGACGCCGTCCAGGTATTTGTTCTTTGATATATGAATGCCGCGCAGTAGAAAATAGTTTCATTGGCTGTTATCAGGTCTCCGCTCGGGACAAAAGGATTGAAGTTATCGACGTAATTTACCTAGACGACCATTCGCCGACCCAAATGGACGCCATAAAAACAATTGCTGAAAGTACTTTTCTACGTACGAGGAGTAAGTTTCCCTACTAACGATTTCTCTATAGCAGGTCTATAAAGAgatattgtattttttttttgcagtttatCTTTTTATCGGCCAGGACATTGCCCTCATTCATTTCGTCAAAGCCCTCCACGGGCTAGGAGTACTGGCAACTGGTGATTACATGATCATTTCAATCGATGATTCCGCGTTCGATCCTGAAACAAATGCCCAAAACACCAATCGCAGTAAGGCATTCATCGTAGCCAGTTTTATGACACAACGATAAAAAGGGATTTATTCTTTGTGTTCTAAAGATCGTCTCAATTCGTACTTGACATCCGTCAAAACACAAGATGAAATTCAGGCTTTTCGTTCGGTCTTGAAAGTAACATCATCCCATCCACGCAATCCTAATGCCAGGCAAGTCCATCATGAATTGCAATGTTTCAACGAAACTTAACATTAGGCTTTGATTATCACAGGAAAATGTTAgccaaaatgaaagaatattCTTCTCGGCCACCTTTTTGCGTGCCTAATCGTCCAACGATTTTCGACGATATCGAAGTACCGATTGACGCTTATCACGCCTACGACGCCGTCCTGCTCTACGCCCAGGCCTTGACGGAATCTCTGGGCGATGGCTACGACCCTCGTAACGGGACTAACATCGTGGAACGCATCCGTAGCCGTGTGTACCATTCGGTCCTTGGATATGACGTTAGTATGAACGTACTTTTCCAACTGCAATCCGATTTCACATCcccgattttcttttgtttcggtaatttttttttaggtgttCATCGATTCCAACGGTGATGCAGAAGGTAATTACACGGTTTTTTCCATGCTCCCTTTTCAAAGGAAACGGTTCGCTGGACCGACATCGTACGATGTCTCAAATTACGTTATGCAACCTGTTGGGTATTTCCAGTACAACACTGGCAGCAGTTCTCCTAAAGATTTCCCGGTGAGTTTCGTATTTTTTCACATTCATTTTAGTTtattgggattttttttttttgttgttctcatACAAGCTCATTCATAAAACGCAACCGCAAGTTTCTTAATAGTTTGTGTTTATGGCCGTCGGCGACTAGGTCTTTCTATATTTTAACTCGAGCCGTCCAATCGATTGGATTGGATTTGGTCCACCCGTTCCGGAATCGCCTTGCGGTTTCACCAGGGAAATGTGCGTTCGACTTGCAACGCCAGACTGGAGAAGCGTTGTTTGTACAGTTTCcggtgttgtttttattgtaacAATTGGCTTGGCCTCTAggtgagatttttttttttctttattccacGTATGTTTCCAGGTTTTTCTTCACTATTGTTTCTTgccgtttttcatttcttttgggGTTACATTTTTAACAGACATTACTGTTATGCGCACAAATTGGCCTGCCTACTCTGGAAGGTGGACACTCGCGAAATCATCATTACTGCGTCCCCAGCCGATATCACTGACATGCCGGACCATTATGTCGCTAGGAGCCTGACTGGCCATCATCACGGGCGGAATACCAATAATAGCCCTGGTGAAGATAAGGGATCGCCGGGCAAAGATGATTCCTCCACCATTGACCAGGGCATGAAACGTTTCTACACTAGAACAGGTAGCTACAAAGGCAATGTTGTGGCCATCAAGACCATCCACGCGAAAAGCTTGAGTTTCACGAACAACATCCGGAAGGAATTGAAACAAATGAGCGCACTTCGTCATGAGAACGTCGCCTCATTTATGGGTGTATCCGTTGAAAATGGAAGCATCTCAATCCTGACAGCTTACTGTGCTCGGGGAAGTTTGGAGGACATTCTCAAGTACCTCGATTTCAAGCTGGATACATTTTTCATCGCCTCCCTCGTCACTGATTTAATTAAGGTATTATTTTTTGGAACGATACCTGCgtcaaaacataaaatgtaACAACTCCTTCCCATTGCACAGGGAATGATATTCCTTCACGAAAGCGAAATTGTATCACATGGCAACCTGAAATCTTCCAACTGTTTAGTCGACTCGCGTTGGGTTTTGCAAATCACCGATTTTGGTCTACATGAAATCAAAGGTAAAGAAACTGAATGTTGCTAAAAGCATTGTAATAAATCTAATTGATTTCCAATTTTAAGCTACCAGTAACGAAGCTCAAAAGAAAGCTAAATGCGCTAAACGGCTATTGTGGAAAGCGCCGGAATTGTTTCGTAACCCGAATCCTCCTCCACGGGGCACTCAGAAAGGCGATGTTTATTCCTTCGGCATCATTCTTTATGAAATCTTTGGTCGTAAAGGACCTTGGGGTGACCTGTTGGATACCATGTCACCtacaggtaaataaaaaaacgatcaAACATAAGTGTAACATAGAAGAAATGGTGTCAAATGCTGATGGAATTGTTTGAACTCGACAGATATCGTCGAAAGACTTACCCATCCAGAACGGTTCTCTTACAAATTTTTCCGTCCGCCCGTTTCCTTGTTGAATTGCAAGGAGTACATCATTCGCTGTATGCAGGACTGTTGGCACGAAACGCCAGAAATGCGCCCCAATTTCAAATCCATCCGTAGCCGCCTGAAGGAAATGGAAGCTGGATTGTAAACATAGAAACGAAACTAACACGAAAATTAACGATTAATCACAACATttcaatgcttttttttccaggaagCCCAACATTTTCGATAACATTATGATCATGATGGAAAAGTACACCTACAATTTGGAAGGTCTAGTCCAGGAACGGACGGATCAGCTGgtggaagagaagaagaaaacggaagCTCTTTTACACAGAGTCTTACCAAAGTAACGCCTAGTACTCGATTCTATTTTTACTCAGAATTAATAAAACTTGGGTTCTTGTTTACGAATTGAGTAGGTCGGTGGTCG
The window above is part of the Daphnia carinata strain CSIRO-1 chromosome 7, CSIRO_AGI_Dcar_HiC_V3, whole genome shotgun sequence genome. Proteins encoded here:
- the LOC130695592 gene encoding guanylate cyclase 32E-like isoform X1, encoding MVPLTIGFLSSYLSSKMTLGAIPLAVEAVNKDPNLLPGRKLKFVAADIGNPVGNDGLTALAIRRMTEMRDNNLTIAFIGPDGHHCADEALVAAAWNLPIITHKCSEKRVSDMPQTYFTFSRTIPPASKISKPVIALLQNFGWNRILIIVGKKNEWIQIKDAVQVSARDKRIEVIDVIYLDDHSPTQMDAIKTIAESTFLRTRIYLFIGQDIALIHFVKALHGLGVLATGDYMIISIDDSAFDPETNAQNTNRNRLNSYLTSVKTQDEIQAFRSVLKVTSSHPRNPNARKMLAKMKEYSSRPPFCVPNRPTIFDDIEVPIDAYHAYDAVLLYAQALTESLGDGYDPRNGTNIVERIRSRVYHSVLGYDVFIDSNGDAEGNYTVFSMLPFQRKRFAGPTSYDVSNYVMQPVGYFQYNTGSSSPKDFPVFLYFNSSRPIDWIGFGPPVPESPCGFTREMCVRLATPDWRSVVCTVSGVVFIVTIGLASRHYCYAHKLACLLWKVDTREIIITASPADITDMPDHYVARSLTGHHHGRNTNNSPGEDKGSPGKDDSSTIDQGMKRFYTRTGSYKGNVVAIKTIHAKSLSFTNNIRKELKQMSALRHENVASFMGVSVENGSISILTAYCARGSLEDILKYLDFKLDTFFIASLVTDLIKGMIFLHESEIVSHGNLKSSNCLVDSRWVLQITDFGLHEIKATSNEAQKKAKCAKRLLWKAPELFRNPNPPPRGTQKGDVYSFGIILYEIFGRKGPWGDLLDTMSPTDIVERLTHPERFSYKFFRPPVSLLNCKEYIIRCMQDCWHETPEMRPNFKSIRSRLKEMEAGLKPNIFDNIMIMMEKYTYNLEGLVQERTDQLVEEKKKTEALLHRVLPNRSVVESLKRGEPVKAESFDSVTIYFSDIVGFTSLSAVSTPLQVVGLLNELYTLFDSILENYDAYKVETIGDAYMVASGLPIRNRDYHAAEIASLALHLLSEIRNFRIRHRPGETLKLRIGIHSGPCVAGVVGLKMPRYCLFGDTVNTASRMESTGQALRIHISAATKELLDRLGGFVIEERGLTSIRGKGEMMTYWLAGEESWRAGRRRPSTLKREIAATAQPTDADQQIGLQCPTMLGDVPCVSKIDHSDSSIINIRQKINNDVHISVDSGTNNSFSNLWLG
- the LOC130695592 gene encoding guanylate cyclase 32E-like isoform X2; translation: MVPLTIGFLSSYLSSKMTLGAIPLAVEAVNKDPNLLPGRKLKFVAADIGNPVGNDGLTALAIRRMTEMRDNNLTIAFIGPDGHHCADEALVAAAWNLPIITHKCSEKRVSDMPQTYFTFSRTIPPASKISKPVIALLQNFGWNRILIIVGKKNEWIQIKDAVQVSARDKRIEVIDVIYLDDHSPTQMDAIKTIAESTFLRTRIYLFIGQDIALIHFVKALHGLGVLATGDYMIISIDDSAFDPETNAQNTNRNRLNSYLTSVKTQDEIQAFRSVLKVTSSHPRNPNARKMLAKMKEYSSRPPFCVPNRPTIFDDIEVPIDAYHAYDAVLLYAQALTESLGDGYDPRNGTNIVERIRSRVYHSVLGYDVFIDSNGDAEGNYTVFSMLPFQRKRFAGPTSYDVSNYVMQPVGYFQYNTGSSSPKDFPVFLYFNSSRPIDWIGFGPPVPESPCGFTREMCVRLATPDWRSVVCTVSGVVFIVTIGLASRHYCYAHKLACLLWKVDTREIIITASPADITDMPDHYVARSLTGHHHGRNTNNSPGEDKGSPGKDDSSTIDQGMKRFYTRTGSYKGNVVAIKTIHAKSLSFTNNIRKELKQMSALRHENVASFMGVSVENGSISILTAYCARGSLEDILKYLDFKLDTFFIASLVTDLIKGMIFLHESEIVSHGNLKSSNCLVDSRWVLQITDFGLHEIKATSNEAQKKAKCAKRLLWKAPELFRNPNPPPRGTQKGDVYSFGIILYEIFGRKGPWGDLLDTMSPTDIVERLTHPERFSYKFFRPPVSLLNCKEYIIRCMQDCWHETPEMRPNFKSIRSRLKEMEAGLKPNIFDNIMIMMEKYTYNLEGLVQERTDQLVEEKKKTEALLHRVLPKSVVESLKRGEPVKAESFDSVTIYFSDIVGFTSLSAVSTPLQVVGLLNELYTLFDSILENYDAYKVETIGDAYMVASGLPIRNRDYHAAEIASLALHLLSEIRNFRIRHRPGETLKLRIGIHSGPCVAGVVGLKMPRYCLFGDTVNTASRMESTGQALRIHISAATKELLDRLGGFVIEERGLTSIRGKGEMMTYWLAGEESWRAGRRRPSTLKREIAATAQPTDADQQIGLQCPTMLGDVPCVSKIDHSDSSIINIRQKINNDVHISVDSGTNNSFSNLWLG
- the LOC130695592 gene encoding guanylate cyclase 32E-like isoform X3, whose product is MVPLTIGFLSSYLSSKMTLGAIPLAVEAVNKDPNLLPGRKLKFVAADIGNPGNDGLTALAIRRMTEMRDNNLTIAFIGPDGHHCADEALVAAAWNLPIITHKCSEKRVSDMPQTYFTFSRTIPPASKISKPVIALLQNFGWNRILIIVGKKNEWIQIKDAVQVSARDKRIEVIDVIYLDDHSPTQMDAIKTIAESTFLRTRIYLFIGQDIALIHFVKALHGLGVLATGDYMIISIDDSAFDPETNAQNTNRNRLNSYLTSVKTQDEIQAFRSVLKVTSSHPRNPNARKMLAKMKEYSSRPPFCVPNRPTIFDDIEVPIDAYHAYDAVLLYAQALTESLGDGYDPRNGTNIVERIRSRVYHSVLGYDVFIDSNGDAEGNYTVFSMLPFQRKRFAGPTSYDVSNYVMQPVGYFQYNTGSSSPKDFPVFLYFNSSRPIDWIGFGPPVPESPCGFTREMCVRLATPDWRSVVCTVSGVVFIVTIGLASRHYCYAHKLACLLWKVDTREIIITASPADITDMPDHYVARSLTGHHHGRNTNNSPGEDKGSPGKDDSSTIDQGMKRFYTRTGSYKGNVVAIKTIHAKSLSFTNNIRKELKQMSALRHENVASFMGVSVENGSISILTAYCARGSLEDILKYLDFKLDTFFIASLVTDLIKGMIFLHESEIVSHGNLKSSNCLVDSRWVLQITDFGLHEIKATSNEAQKKAKCAKRLLWKAPELFRNPNPPPRGTQKGDVYSFGIILYEIFGRKGPWGDLLDTMSPTDIVERLTHPERFSYKFFRPPVSLLNCKEYIIRCMQDCWHETPEMRPNFKSIRSRLKEMEAGLKPNIFDNIMIMMEKYTYNLEGLVQERTDQLVEEKKKTEALLHRVLPNRSVVESLKRGEPVKAESFDSVTIYFSDIVGFTSLSAVSTPLQVVGLLNELYTLFDSILENYDAYKVETIGDAYMVASGLPIRNRDYHAAEIASLALHLLSEIRNFRIRHRPGETLKLRIGIHSGPCVAGVVGLKMPRYCLFGDTVNTASRMESTGQALRIHISAATKELLDRLGGFVIEERGLTSIRGKGEMMTYWLAGEESWRAGRRRPSTLKREIAATAQPTDADQQIGLQCPTMLGDVPCVSKIDHSDSSIINIRQKINNDVHISVDSGTNNSFSNLWLG